Proteins from one Thermofilaceae archaeon genomic window:
- a CDS encoding ABC transporter ATP-binding protein, which produces MTAGNDLVYAPEISERVKLAVKDLRVYFPLRRKLLDVLRGAPRPFVRAVDGLSFEVFEGEVFSLVGESGCGKTTTGKTVLRLIKPYSGSILYKPGAAVNHNRLRPETEYGHIDLAKYDEKELKPLRRDLQICWQDPFSSINPRKTIFKILEEPLLIHRIGSTRGERYEIIAKALEMVKLVPPEEYMRAYPHMLSGGQRQRVVIARALILNPSFLVADEPVSMLDASVRAEILSLMLELKEKYNLTYLFITHDLAVARYISSRIGVMYLGKMVEMGNAQKVLSDPLHPYTQALIEAIPEPEPERRLTVRELPIKGEVPSAVTLPEGCRFHPRCVVCESNPALAEKCRTREPPLIKVEGDRYVACWLAARE; this is translated from the coding sequence GTGACGGCGGGCAACGATCTGGTTTACGCGCCTGAGATCAGCGAGAGAGTCAAGCTGGCTGTGAAAGACCTCAGAGTCTACTTCCCTCTTAGGAGGAAGCTTCTCGACGTGCTCCGGGGGGCCCCTCGACCCTTCGTTCGAGCCGTGGACGGTCTGTCGTTCGAAGTATTCGAGGGAGAAGTCTTCTCGCTCGTCGGTGAGAGCGGCTGCGGCAAAACTACGACGGGTAAGACCGTGCTAAGGTTGATCAAGCCGTACTCGGGCTCTATCCTCTACAAGCCGGGGGCTGCTGTGAACCACAACAGGTTGCGCCCCGAAACCGAGTACGGGCACATCGACTTGGCCAAGTACGACGAGAAGGAGTTGAAACCGCTCAGGAGGGATCTGCAGATCTGCTGGCAAGACCCCTTCAGCAGCATCAACCCGCGCAAGACCATCTTCAAGATCCTCGAGGAACCTCTCCTGATCCACAGGATCGGCTCTACCCGGGGCGAAAGGTACGAAATCATCGCGAAGGCGCTGGAGATGGTCAAGCTGGTCCCCCCGGAGGAGTACATGCGCGCCTACCCCCACATGCTCTCCGGCGGGCAGAGGCAACGCGTTGTTATAGCGAGAGCCCTCATCCTCAACCCATCCTTCCTCGTAGCCGACGAGCCCGTCTCCATGCTCGACGCTTCCGTCCGCGCGGAGATCCTCTCCCTGATGCTGGAGCTGAAGGAGAAGTACAACCTCACATACCTGTTCATCACGCACGATTTAGCCGTAGCCCGCTACATCTCGAGCAGAATAGGAGTCATGTACCTAGGCAAGATGGTTGAGATGGGTAACGCGCAGAAAGTGCTGAGCGACCCTCTCCACCCCTACACGCAGGCGCTCATCGAAGCGATCCCGGAGCCAGAGCCCGAGAGGCGGCTCACCGTGAGAGAACTTCCCATCAAGGGCGAAGTCCCGAGCGCCGTAACTCTGCCGGAGGGATGCAGGTTCCACCCGAGGTGCGTGGTTTGCGAAAGCAACCCAGCCCTAGCTGAGAAGTGCAGAACCCGGGAGCCACCTCTAATCAAAGTTGAGGGAGACCGATACGTCGCCTGCTGGCTAGCAGCCCGCGAGTAG
- a CDS encoding ABC transporter ATP-binding protein — translation MEKLLEISGLKTYFYTDRGVVKAVDGAHLDLLKGEVVGVAGESGCGKSTLGHSIIRLVPPPGRIVGGKILYKGLDLLSLSEEEFRKIRWREISMIFQAAMNVLNPVYTVGEQIAEVFMVHNGLSKKEALEKARELLSLVGVDPRRANSYPHELSGGMKQRVVIAMALALNPSVVVADEPTTALDVIVQAQIINLLKRLRSKLGLSMIFISHDLSLIAEIADRVAVMYAGQIVELGSSSMLYREPRHPYTRGLLESIPRLRGDLRKLTWIEGAPPDLVNPPEGCRFAPRCSYRMSICSKEEPPLASIEPGYYVKCWLYA, via the coding sequence ATGGAGAAGCTGCTGGAGATTAGCGGTTTGAAGACCTACTTTTACACAGACCGTGGTGTCGTGAAGGCGGTTGACGGCGCTCACCTTGACCTCTTGAAGGGTGAGGTTGTAGGAGTGGCGGGCGAAAGCGGGTGCGGAAAGAGCACGCTGGGGCACTCGATCATCAGGCTCGTCCCTCCCCCCGGCAGGATCGTCGGAGGGAAGATCCTGTACAAAGGTTTGGATCTGCTCAGTCTGAGCGAGGAGGAGTTCAGGAAGATCAGGTGGAGGGAGATCTCGATGATCTTTCAGGCCGCGATGAACGTTCTAAACCCGGTCTACACCGTAGGCGAGCAGATCGCTGAGGTCTTCATGGTTCACAACGGCTTGAGCAAGAAGGAGGCGCTGGAGAAGGCTCGGGAGCTGCTCTCGCTTGTGGGCGTGGATCCCCGGCGCGCGAACAGCTACCCGCACGAGCTGAGCGGGGGTATGAAGCAGAGAGTCGTTATAGCGATGGCGCTCGCTCTAAACCCGTCAGTGGTCGTTGCCGATGAGCCGACGACGGCGCTCGATGTCATCGTCCAAGCCCAGATCATCAACCTCTTGAAGAGGTTGAGGAGCAAGCTGGGGCTATCGATGATCTTCATCTCCCACGACTTGAGCCTGATAGCGGAAATCGCCGATAGGGTGGCCGTCATGTACGCCGGGCAGATCGTGGAGCTCGGCTCAAGCAGCATGCTCTACCGCGAGCCCAGGCACCCCTACACGAGGGGGCTCTTGGAGAGCATCCCGAGGCTCAGAGGGGATTTGAGGAAGTTGACGTGGATTGAGGGGGCTCCACCCGACCTCGTGAACCCGCCCGAGGGGTGCAGGTTCGCTCCAAGGTGCAGCTACAGGATGAGCATCTGCAGCAAGGAGGAGCCGCCGCTGGCGAGCATCGAGCCGGGCTACTACGTTAAGTGCTGGCTGTACGCGTAG
- a CDS encoding type II toxin-antitoxin system VapC family toxin, with protein sequence MDTSVIVAFIDENDANHGKAVEMLNQLEGYWKVTSELVLVELASVFSQAGFSEPVELAFYSVRRSGAQRASIDFSRVIRTALLYSRELKLRTLDLLHVASCRTIGATVFATLDRELARRKNAIANLLGIEVLHQLSG encoded by the coding sequence ATCGATACGAGCGTGATCGTAGCCTTCATCGACGAGAATGATGCCAACCACGGGAAAGCCGTCGAAATGCTCAATCAGCTGGAGGGCTACTGGAAGGTCACCAGCGAGCTGGTTCTCGTTGAGCTGGCCTCCGTCTTCTCACAGGCTGGTTTTAGCGAACCAGTGGAGCTCGCGTTCTACTCTGTAAGGAGAAGCGGAGCTCAGCGTGCCTCGATTGACTTCAGCAGGGTGATCCGCACGGCGCTCTTGTACTCCAGAGAACTCAAGCTGAGAACGCTGGATCTGCTCCACGTGGCATCCTGCCGTACAATCGGTGCAACTGTGTTCGCAACACTCGACCGTGAACTCGCGCGCAGGAAGAACGCTATAGCAAACCTCCTGGGAATCGAGGTCCTCCACCAGCTCTCTGGATAG